aacttgttcactacttgttatagactcaaaacccacaataatttgaccataacaacacttaaatcacttgttttgacacaatttcaagcttttacaaaactcacacaaaaccatgaatttaacaacgaattaaaCACAAAAACAGATGTTACTTATCTTGATAGACTCTGTAAatgataacaaacacgattctaacactaatttgagctcaagatcaatatttaaggattagggtttttggagaggtggaagttaggtacgggagtgaagaATGAATTTTCTGGAAACATTACAAAAATGAGCAGGTCAAAGCTTATATATttgtgttaaacacaataccccatcacacacgggtatttaccagttatctgatatctttcgcacaggattaggtaacccaaacgaggtccaaataaaataaaaaaaacctgttctgggacccttttcACAAAttggacacaacacaaatataataaaacactaataaaataattaaaataaaatcacTTAAGaataagcacaaaccctaagggcaaaatagtccacttacaactagcccgggtttcagtctgttacagctTTGGGGTGGTTTACGGAGGTGCATTATTTTATTACATacgttatattaaaaatatatatttgtacAAAACATAATCACTCATACTGGTAAAAAATGTTTATTAGTATTTGTTATGTGTGATGTACAATAATCACCATTCATTATATGTTGATTACAATATTAGTTAGTTTTTTTAGAAGTCCTATATAATAATTCAAATAAGTTTAAGTGTTACATTATGACTATTAAAGTAGTTATTGTGaacaaataaaaattaaaaatataccaTGTATAAATAAAAGAAGCTAAAGATGCATGTTGGTAGATAACACAATTAACCAAAAAAAAAGTGGCACTTCGTTGCGAATGAGAGTTGGTAAGCCCATACTCCTCCATCCCATAATAAGTGTCATGTTTGACTTTTCATGATCTTacataacacaaacaaaaatatttgaagttaaaagtttaaaagtatgtatCTAAAGCAAATTATATTgtggttgtaagtttgtaagtaatCTCTCaatttactctctctctctctctctctctccatctctctctcttcatTTCACTAAAATGGCTCTCACAAATATTTTAGGAAAAAAATCATCGAGTGATAATCATGATGAAAAGTATGACGTATTTTTGAGCTTTGGAGGTGTTGATACTCGTCGTACCTTCACCAATCACCTCCACCAAGCCCTTGAACGTGCCGATCTCAAAACCTTTTTGGACAAGGAAGAGATTCCACCCGGGCTTTATTTGAAACCGGAATTGGAGAAAGCAATTAAATCATCCACGGCTTCTGTTATCGTGTTGTCTGAGAATtatgcttcttctacatggtgccTTGATGAACTTGTTCTGATTCTTGACCAACATAAGAAATTCAGACAAATAGTTATCCCCATCTTCTATCATGTCGAACCCACTGATGTCAGGAAGCAACAAAACAGCTTCGGAGAGGCAATGGCAGAACATAAAAAGAAGATGGAAGCAGAGGCAGATGTGGAGAAGAAAAGACTTTTAACAGAGAAGATAGAAATATGGAAGAAAGCACTTACACAAGATTCCAATATAACTGGATTGGAAGTAAGGGACAGGTAAACTACTTTATCCATACTTAAGCTTAAACGACTTGTGTTGTTACAAAAAAGTATATAATTCCAATATTTTGCATTTTTTTACTCCGTAATACCACTGATGATAGGGTTGAGTTTTCAGATATATTTGTGTGATAGATTCAGTATTAGTTATAATTGTAACTTAATCCAAGTGTGTTGCGACAGACATTAAACATTTACAAATTTATATACACgatgatttttttttctttatgaATTACATTTGATTCCATTGTTTTGTTTATATTGTGATCTTGCATCTCTTAGTTAAAACAACCACATAAGATGCTATATGTCTAAATGATGGTGATTTATACACTATATATGAAAATTATATTAACATTGACATAATAATAAGTATTGATTGAATACTACCTTTGGATATCAAATGATGCTAAATGTATGACTTTCTAATTACAGTTCTCTATGAAGAAAAATTTTCAGGCTAGAGACTGAATATATAAAGGAATTTGTTAAGGAGCTTTGCAAAAGAATACGTGTACCCGTAAGGACTAGTTTACCACTACTTATTGGGAAGGAGGATGCAATTGAATATGTCAGTTCATGGTCGAAAGATGGATCCTCAAATACCGTTGACATTCTTAGTATTTATGGTATGGGTGGGATTGGAAAGTCAACCTTAGCCAAATATATTTATGACTCATATTGTCGCGAGTTCGATAGAAGCATCATCGTTAAAGATATTAGTAGGAAGTGTGTTGGAAATATTAATGGATTGCTTGGTTTAAAAATTCAACTTTGTAAAGATATTTCAAAAGCAAGTTCAATTGAAGTTCATGATGTTTCTGTAACCTATAATAAAGTGTTGATAGTTCTTGACGATATCGATAGTATAGACCAGTTGGACGCTTTACTGGGAAACAAACGTTTTCATGAAGGAAGCAAAATCATTATAACGACTAGGGACATGTCGTTGACAGAGAGGTGTGAACTATTGAAAACGAAAGTTGAAAAAAGGCATACAAAATACCCACTTGAAGGCTTACCCGAAAACGCACTAGTAAAGCTTTTATGTCATCATGCGTTCAACGGTGAAGACCTTAAAGATGGCTatgaagaggtttcggaggatatTTTGAAGTATTGTGAATGACATCCATTGGCTCTTAAAGTTTTGGGTAGGAATCTATATAATCGAGATCTTTCTTATTGGGAAGGCTTCATAAAAGAACTAAAAAAAGGACCTGAAGGAGCCGTTTCCCGTGTAAATAAAATTTTGAGAGCGAGCTTTGAATCTTTGGAGTCCAAAAATGACAAGGAATTGTTTAAGTATATTGCTTGTTTTTTTTGTTGAGATGTATAGAGGTTATGCAGAAACCGTACTACAGGCATGtgaaatgtaacgacccgactttttcgacatgcttttgtgctttgtgctttcacgaaactgcgtatttatgcgtattgtgctatattatactctgggatcttactacatgtggattactttcgtttatatgttaaaacgtgtctttaagtacgtaggttacttaacttgatccccgaaagcttttacgaccgttagtgtcacttgacgttttgaacgagctatgtttgtcggtacacgtttaactttggtcataatcggaatattatgactacaaaatactaattgttattttataataacaattacttgggttttagatgcttaattacgcttagtaatttactagaacacactagttagtcttgttggactttctactttGTTGaaatttagcccaccctactctagctagtggactaattatttagcccaattattaatgactagtgacccaattaaatgtaagataaatgcccatttattagaggaaacatactagcatttttgcttaccattatccttaatgttgcatgggatcctaacataagcaccaactttagacaaccattaaccataaagcaaaaagttgtccccatTGTCCCCTCCCAAGGCCTACAGCCACCACCACCTCCCCACACCCCATCcctctataaataccaagcttatctcattcattttacacttgatctcattcacaatttacacacacttactctcttattttctctctagtctttcttactctaaaaagtgtaaattttaaatttttcttttcttcttcttcttcttatggtcacaaaatcatcatcatcttcataagattaagctctttagctttttgatcttgttatatcttgtagattcaaacatgaatttgaatccttcaagaacatggaagattcaagctttctagctttgaatcttcacttattttgtagatctaaatctttttaactTTTAaactctttattttgttataaagattcaaacttgtgtttgtagtcTTCATGttacttgaagatctagcttcatgtttcaaggatcttcaagaacaatcaagattcaagctttctagctttgaatcttcgttactattgttagatctaagttttctaacttataatctctttattttgtgatgtgtgtagcgtggtgtacgaaatagttatatatttttaatgcggattgctacaaaatatgacaagttttaattatttatttacaaatgggatatacctaaaccttgctacaacactataggcagtgtacctaatcgtagagtagcgtagtttttagtaagtccggttcgttccacagggagctagtgaagtttaacactatatttttaacaactatatttatacaaaatatatataattatataagtagtattattattatataaaggggagtttttaccgtttagtgaccggtttgtcgattttaaaacttaagttacaattaaaacctaatgcaaaatattaaatataaatatatcttaattttaaagcgtaaagtaaatgacaataattaaaatgacagaaaattaaagtgcgataaaatatgaaataaaggaattatgcttatttaaacttccgtaatcatgatgtttagcgtgttgattttaatttagtccgatgggttaattgtcctttgtcctggaattatttgaaacctatctggcttttgaccaaaatagttcatcggttataattataaaatgctcggcaatttagccttatacccgaagtcaaataactccaactaattggggatttaaactgtaacaaggtcttaattctttgtttaatgaatacaccaggttatcgactgtatgtattccaaggttttaatactctgttaacaattacacccaagtttccttaaatgtaatccacccctgtttcaactagtctagTGACCAATAATTcacccccgtgtccggtcaaatgaacaataatatgtacttataaatattccgcccaccgtgtccgattaagcgtatatggatatttatagatacataaaattataacctttatataaaattaacgaggtatcgttaattaaatataaagcccattaaaagcccatagtctaatttccacaagtgtcgttcttttgtccaaaccccaattatggtccaaagcccaattaccccatttttagtatttagcctaacatcacgattacttcggtattaaataagcataataacggcttagctactaaacattaatggaaataatataaacataacttacagtgggtattaatagcgtagtattacacgggcagagcttcgacttaaaacccgtaaaacatttcttacaataacccaattattattaaacttaaattaaaattaaaattaaaattataaatatatatatatatatatatatatatatatatatatatatatatattacatacgtaAAGAGAAAGAGAATTGAAAAAGGTGTACTCAATTCATTGAAttacatcgccttttataggcaaaagattaatttgaattttcacttatgacccctgaactatgctcaattaacaactttttattatttaatattattcttattatgaattatttaaatattatattatattcttgtgcatagttgacttgtactttcagctctgttgcgtcgagcgttgaaagttggttcatgcctcggttccggattttcgaacgccttttcgtacaattttatatcgtgtactttgcgttttgtaacttgtactcttgtcgtttttagacgttcttcatcaataatttgaacctttttaattgtatcttgtactttttagctttttggacctttttgtctttgaatcttcgttttcgccttttgtcttcgcacttatttaatataaacgaatattacttgaaaatggaacaattgcaactaaaatcttgtctttcttgggggataatgctatgaaatatatgttcctttttagccttatcattttgttataaatatcaaaacttgtgtttgtgatcttcatgtaacttgaagatctaagctttatgcttcaagatcttcaagaacaccaaagattcaagctttctagctttgtaatctcataacttgtgtgaaaaggatccaagctctttagcttagggttccattactttgtttgatcaagtttatgttcatacttgtttgattgaatgaaagtttgtagctttagttgtaaatagaacttgtatttgtgttaagactaagaatatgatgtaaccttggttcatcatccttctaaaactcttaagtgagttgtaatcttacttagtcttgacattttgtgtgttgatggttgaaacttggtcaaggtgatgctaacacatcattgagttgtacacttgaagctacaagcatcaaggatgagaaccatgatgagcatcaagcaccaagaatcccaccggagcacatgTTTTCTATTTTTCTGGATCTGATCAGACTCTTTGGGCTTCTGAaatgttgattttcagatagtttgtttcgagtagataaattttcatttaagactcacctcaatccgatatacggtttatgatttatagcctttttaaaatcactacacctttgtaacgttgtgctgaaatttctgacctactcgcacttaaaccgtcgccacggttaaacgaagacgattttggttctgaaaattggtcaacaattagaggactcacatacggagccttggccactgactacgcgtcttttcgttttgtatagaggttatagcagctgatcgaagtcatccttttgtttcgatctctatacttgttaaacatacttagcttttatgatgatgaatgatgatgatgatgacacttaaacttattttatgcacttttaaacttatggtgacaacatactgacctagtgacctttgacttaggttgacaacctttcgtaccgacttactacttgcatacgtttcatatcaacctttactgcttattcactgtgagttatagcatccctttactacttttactatttttgggactgagaatacatgcgctttttacgttttacatactagacacgagtacttaaactttacatacgtgtgggttacaaaacggcacaaagattccccttagctcggtaacgtttaatcattggtttcctaaccgtgaacgcgaatcttagatatggatccatagggtttgacaaccccactcgggctagtcgcgctagcagacaatgggtgtttaatacttcgaggataaacgcactcgccaagtgaacTTTTAGggtgtgatatacatacgttaagtctagttaccgggtgcccacggttaagcatatattgttcatactgttttgaaacactgaaatctcttggtctgcattactttactgattacaaactatagctcaccaacatctgtgttgactttttagcgtgtatttctcaggtgcttagacgatgttgcttccgctattaaacttgctgtcttggtgttatagacttgctgttatcgACCTgcagtgttagatttccgctgcattacttagagatgtctcaattatgaaaattttcttttgcattcgtaatttatgttattttcgaacaatggctttgtaacgacctttgggtcacatacttatgtttatgcttatattcataggaagcacgctgtcttttgtaaaacgctatctttttatgaatgcaaaactggttttcaaatagcatatagtgtttgatcttgtaatgatcctgttgttgatgaaccatacacgatggttttgtacgaggcgtcACATGATATAAACACTAGCACCTGGATCGAACATCTCATCGACAGATGCCTTCTTTGTACCAAAAGTAATGGCGACCTTCAAATGCATTCATTAATTCAAGAGATGGGGAAAAATGTCGTAGATCTCGAATCTGAGAATCCAGGGGAGCGTAATCTATTATGGTGTCAGAGGAGTCATTCAAATTGTTGAGTGAAAAAACGGTAAGAGGCCATATACATGCAcattaattagttttaagttttgttAAAGATGTTGGTAACAGTTAGCATTTATATGCTTTTTATTTTTGTTAGTGTACAGGAAAGATTAAAGGCCTCACACTTAACATGAGAATGCATGAAAAACAATTAAAGCTAGAAACAAACACATCAATGACCTGGAATCCAGAAAAGCCAAATATCCGAAGTGTTAAATATTGAATCTGCCTGATCAGAGTAATCACAAGCACACAACGCAATAGTAGCTGAGTATGAACACAGAAAAGATAAATAAAGACGACACAAGAATTATAGTGGTTCAGTTTCGATGTGAAACCTACatccaagtattattattaatttggaggtgGTGTACATATGAGAGAGTATTTATAGACAAGGTTTAAGACAAACCCTAGTCTAATTAGACTTAATAACCGGCCCAGACTAAATTAGGGTTGGCCATTCCCTAACTTGATCACCAAGTAATCTGCCAGCCGTATTACTTAATTTATCTGCTAAGTTATACCGAAGCCTACACCCTTAACCACTACTAGAAAAAGAGCTTTTCCAGACGACACCTTTCCAGACGACATTTATCGTCCACAAAGATCCGCTAAATAACAAAAAAACGGCTTTTTAGCCTCGCTTTTTGACCAGACTTTTCCGGACGACTCCTAGTCGTCCACAAAGGTGCCCGACAGAATTTTTGGCTCCAAAATATTTGGCTCCAAAAAAATGGCGGGAATACCTTTCCAGACGATTTATCGTCCAGGAAGCTTTCCGGGCGATTTTTAAGTAgataaatgaaattgttatgttgttgtcatttgttttgaatgaaaacgaattttaagtagataaatcgattattatatataaagagcaaTATTTAAGTAGACAtacgaatttttttttaattaaacacGACTAAAATTAAACACACTTCAAGCACACGACTACAAAGTTGCTGGTATTGAAACACACTAATAACGACGACGAGGATGACTACGAGTAAATACATGTAAATACATGTCAAGGATACATGTCAAGTTCGAGGTCTTCACTGGGTTAAATTAGGGGTTAATTAGGGTTTAGTCAGTATGCTTCAGCAGTATTTTTAGATAAACATATTTAGGCATgtataagttataatcaattgttTCCCGCCCAAATGTggatgacgatgatgacgatgacgatggtgatgaggatgatgattatgacgatgatgatgatgttgatgatgacgatgatgatgacgatgatgatgacgatgatgatgacgatgatgacgatgacgatgatgatgatgatgatgatgatgatgatgatgatgatgatgatgatgatgacgatggtggtgatgatgacgatgatgaggaTGACGATGATGACAATGACGATGACGAtggtgatgaggatgatgatgatgacgatgatgatgatgatgatgatgatgacgataatgatgacgatgatgaggatgacgatgatgacgatgacgacgatgatgacaatgatgatgacgacgacgatgatgacaatgatgaggatgacgatgatgacgatggtgatgatgatgatgatgatgacgatgatgatgacgatgatgatgatgacgacgatgatgatgacgacgacgatgatgatgacaAGGATGATgaggatgacgatgatgatgatgatgatgacgatgacgatggtGATGCTGATGATGATTAGGGCTGTTATCGAACCGAGTCGAATCGAATATCATGAAATTATAGCTCGTTCATTTACTAATTATTCGGCTTGAGTTCGACTCGAGTTCGATTAAACTATTAAAAACGTGCTCGAGTTCGAACTCGAAAATGTAACTATTGTTCGAGTTCGAGTTCGAAGCTCGTTTAAGTTTGAAAGACTTTAGTTCGAAACTAGGTTTTAAACT
This genomic stretch from Rutidosis leptorrhynchoides isolate AG116_Rl617_1_P2 chromosome 11, CSIRO_AGI_Rlap_v1, whole genome shotgun sequence harbors:
- the LOC139875019 gene encoding TMV resistance protein N-like, which encodes MALTNILGKKSSSDNHDEKYDVFLSFGGVDTRRTFTNHLHQALERADLKTFLDKEEIPPGLYLKPELEKAIKSSTASVIVLSENYASSTWCLDELVLILDQHKKFRQIVIPIFYHVEPTDVRKQQNSFGEAMAEHKKKMEAEADVEKKRLLTEKIEIWKKALTQDSNITGLEVRDRLETEYIKEFVKELCKRIRVPVRTSLPLLIGKEDAIEYVSSWSKDGSSNTVDILSIYGMGGIGKSTLAKYIYDSYCREFDRSIIVKDISRKCVGNINGLLGLKIQLCKDISKASSIEVHDVSVTYNKVLIVLDDIDSIDQLDALLGNKRFHEGSKIIITTRDMSLTERCELLKTKVEKRHTKYPLEGLPENALVKLLCHHAFNGEDLKDGYEEVSEDILKYCE